agggtggcatggttccaacaaacccAATCAATCAAACCATCTGATAGGAAATTGGAAATGATGTCCAGCGTGATGATTAGGGTTGGGGGGAAGGGAGCAACCTAAGGACCTGttttggggagcttctagcagctgcagcttctcaCAGAATCTTCAGCTCCTCCAAATAGTTCAAATTGTCACCCAGATTCTAAGAATATGTAGTTGTAGAATACTAGAATCCAAATAATAAACTATAACCCAAAAGTTGGAAAACCTAGCTTctccagattctgagaagctagCTAGCAACTAGCAGATTCTCATAATCTTAAGCTCCTCAAAGAGGGCCTAAGGGTGGCCAGGTATGATGGTATGTATTgtgttatttttttactttaatAAATGTAGTTTTATGGTTCACATAAAAATTCTTCAAGGGCTCAAACCCCATTAATGTTGTCATATGGATCCGTGTTAACCTAAATTATGCACCATGTATTGGTAACTGGTACTAAAAAGCTATGAAAGAAATTGCATGTTTTATCTGGAAAACTTTATGTATTGTTAAAGGGTCTGTTCGGGTGCAAGCTGCTGCAGCCTATAGGAACAGTgaagcaagcaaaaaaaaaaaaaagcagcggCTGACCGCAGCTGGCTGCAGGTAGCTGCTGTACCTGCCAGCCGAACAGGCCCAAAGTATGTACGCCATTACAAAGTTTATATGTTGAAAAATAAAGTACGAGAGCCATATTGTAGAAATTATGGGTACCATATATGCACACAAACAACTTATCTGACTGGCGATAGATAATGGACCAGATCCGTATATTATGTAAATAGACTAGGGTTTAGACATTGAATTCCTTGTGTTTCAAGATATAGTCTACAGTCTTAGTCTTATATGATTGTACAGTTGTATAAGAAAATCCATATCGAGTTCGATTGGTTTTTCCTCTTTATAACCttgcgcccctcctccctccccccccccaaaaaaaataaaccctataTAAGTAGGGCAAGGAGTCCCTCAAGGGCATAAACCACAACAAGATCATCGGATCAGTACAATATCTGACAGATACAATTCCTAAAATAGAaatagggtattacttctcatcgAGAAGACTTGAATCTGTCTAAATCTTTATCACTTTACTCATCTACTTTAGATCTTATGTGGTATCCCTTATATTATTGCCGATTTTCCAAATTGACACATATTTTCCatatctatactttctatataattggtacccactaacaattattgGAAACTAAAtttcaacatgcaagcatgccacatcatcacccactaacaattactattctagcctATTTAAAATCGCATGCAAACATGCCACATCTTcactcactagcaattactctctccgtcccaaaataagtgcaatttTGCACTATTTATattcaatgtttgaccgttcgtcttatttgaaatttttttatgattagtatttttattgctattagatgataaaacatgaatagtactgtatgtgtgactaaatatttttaaatttttcaaataagacggacggtcaaacgttgggcacggatatccacggctgcacttattttaggacggaggtagtactattctaacatattttaaatctcatgcaagcatgacacatcatctacaatattatattatagtgATCAATAAGTATGTGAACTTATTCTTTTCTTCTATATAAGCCTTGTGTATTGCTGGGCCTTTTGTGCCAACAAATGGCCTAGCACTGATCCGGCCCAACAAACTGGGTTATAGTcgattagagcaggtacaatagtaggctataagttataaacatattttaaaaagataaaggaagagagaatagcagcgggctacagatctgtagccagctgtaacacggactccaagatatAACATGTGCATAACAAATGGGACCAGGTATTGATAGTATAGtatgcaactattgtatgaattgactattacattggctatatatgatttggaactagtagtgggctatactattagggtctgtttactttgatgtcattttcaaccttaccaaattttagtaaaattgccaaaaagtggctacatttagtttgctgtcaaaaactatataagaaatcttgccaaaattttagtaagttgccaaaattttagcaatgccaaaatttagtaagattaGTTTTGGcgtcaaagtgaacaagccttTAAACTAGCTTGCTCTTAGTCGTTCGGAACGCTCGTGACGTGCGGTAGGCTAGTCAGCGCATTGGCGACACGTGTTGCATCATTTCGTGAGGAATTAAGCTGAAACCATAAAATTTTTCAGCAGTGTATGCGTAGACAATCCCTTATTTTTATTCAGTATTAATTTGACGTGCTTATAGTCTCTGCTCTCATGTTCTTAGGCGACGACTAATAATGTACTCCCTCGAATATTtaacgttgttgactttttttaatatgtttgatGGTTCATCTTATTGAAacacttttatgaaatatataaaactatatatatacataaaagtatatttaacaatgaattaaatgataggaaaataattaataattatttaaatttttttaataaaataaacaatcaaacatgtttaaaaaagttaacggtgtcaaatatttagtggcggagggagtattagcagTAAGGTAATAATGTGCCTAGCTCATATACGGCCGCAAGACAACACAGCTCGCCGTGTTGACTACTGTAAATTACAGTAGTAATAATTACTGTACCTTTTTCTTAAAGATAATCTACAGCAACCCTTTTCTGCCATCAATTAAGTAAATCAATTCAACATATAAACTTGTATGTCTACAAGATCTTTGAAACtctgttgttttttttccgTTGAATGCAAAAACCAACTGTAAATTCACAGAAgagtaaaatatcaaattgaaATAAGATGTACACAGAATTAATTGCATCCATCTCGTCATAAAGAAACCAAGCAACCAGGGAAGAAACAAGTGCAAGTTAGCTTAGGTAAAAGCAGAGACCAGTTCATCACTAACCAAATCAAACTCATCTTATTCTCTTAATAAGTACATCGCCAAGAAACTAAGAAAAGCAAACAAAGCATGCAACTAAGCACCGACGACGAGACGTCGTCGTGGCGCCGTGCACCTCATCAATTTAACTGCAAACGCACACAAGCCACAGCTGAGGTCAGATCTGAACACTCACACAATTCTTGAATAATATACGCATGGTTTGCCACGACGCATCCATGCAAGGACTTATTCATCATCAACACCATGACGACACTAGCTACCAACTAgctaagagagagagatggccggAGAgatggccggccggcggcgaggtatGGGTAGCTAGGTGTAGTGGCAGGCGAGGTTGGCCTTCTTGAACAAGGCGGCCTGCTCGATGGCGGCGGCCTTGGAGGTGAGGCCGAGGAGGATGCAGGACTTGACCTGCTGCGTGGTGTAGGCGAACTTGGCCTGCTTCTTGGCGGCCACGGAGTTGATGtacgcggcggcgccctcccggaGCAGGTCGCCGTAGCAGTCCTTGCGGGTGCTGCACAGCGCGTCCTGCAGCGTCTGCAGCTTGCTCCCGAAGAAGCCGCTGCACACGTCCCCGAACGACCCCACGATGCTCCCCAGCGACCCGATGCACGATATTATCTTCTCCGGGTGGCTCTTCCAGAAACTGTGTGtgttcatcatcatcagatGATCATTAGCAACGTTAATTGCACTCACAAATTGATACTcactccgtttcgaaatgtctgacgccgttgactttttagcacatgtttgaccgttcgtcttattcaaaaaatttaagtaattattaattctttttctatcatttgattcattgctaaatatatttttatgtaggcatataattttacatatttcacaaaagtttttgaacaagacgaacggttaaacatgtgttaaaaagtcaacggtgtcaaacattctgaaacggaggggGTATATAGCTAGTGACATATAGTTTGTTCTTACTCGCAGCTCCCGGTGAAACCGGTCGTGGGCGACGGtgagtagccgccgccgccgccaccgccaccgtaccctccaccgccaccgccaccgtagccgccgccgccgccgccgactgccaAGAATTGAGATCGTCGGTACATGGATGCATGCAAGAATGTATATATAGACACAAATTAAATGAAGTACAAATCACTTACACTTCTTTTCCGCGACGTGATGATCTCCGTGCAGGTTCCTGGTGGCAGAGCTCTGCTGGGAGGCAATGCCGACCAGGAGAGCTGTGACCAGGAGAATCTTGCAGCTGCCCATTCTAGCTTTGATCTCTTCAACTTGGAGAAGTAGCTAGTGAAGAAGAGAGATGCTTGGGTTGAGTGAGTGTGAGACACTGCTCCTGCAGTGTATATATACAGGTGAAGGGCTGCACCTACCGTGTTGTTTGCTGCAT
The Oryza sativa Japonica Group chromosome 6, ASM3414082v1 DNA segment above includes these coding regions:
- the LOC4341274 gene encoding protodermal factor 1, coding for MGSCKILLVTALLVGIASQQSSATRNLHGDHHVAEKKFGGGGGGYGGGGGGGYGGGGGGGGYSPSPTTGFTGSCDFWKSHPEKIISCIGSLGSIVGSFGDVCSGFFGSKLQTLQDALCSTRKDCYGDLLREGAAAYINSVAAKKQAKFAYTTQQVKSCILLGLTSKAAAIEQAALFKKANLACHYT